From the genome of Chroicocephalus ridibundus chromosome 1, bChrRid1.1, whole genome shotgun sequence, one region includes:
- the CAPN5 gene encoding calpain-5 isoform X1 produces the protein MAAAAGMLELPFVRDDQLTRCMRLRFQSLQQKNVRPQDGEKLLRPNEHIYRVDFIRQHNLRFLRWNIQLERPGKVTVTGTSQHWTPDLTHLMNRQLLEPIGIFWKKPGAKEVECNEADAQEFGERIAELAQIRKVIPDWKEQEWNPEKPESYVGIFHFQFWRFGQWLDVVIDDRLPTLHNQLIYCHSNSRNEFWCALVEKAYAKLSGCYEALDGGNTADALVDFTGGVSEPIDLTEGDYITDEAKRNLLFERVLKVHNRGGLISCSIKATSAADMEARLACGLVKGHAYAVTDVRKVRLGHGLLSFFKSEKLDMIRMRNPWGEREWNGPWSDTSEEWQKVSKSEREKMGMTVEDDGEFWMTFEDFCKYFTDIIKCRLINTSYLSIHKTWEEAVLHGAWTRNSDPLKNRCGGCINHKDTFLQNPQYVFDVKKAEDEVLISIQQKPKRTSRKEGKGENLAIGFDIHKVELNRNYRMHTLQQKVASSIYINSRSVFLRTDLKEGRYVIIPTTFDPGHVGEFLLRIFTDVPSDCRELTLDEPPHTCWSGMCGYPQVVSQIHVLAAAGLKNQDSQGGADPYVIIKCEGQKVRSPVKKNTVSPEFDVKGLFYRKKPGQPIIVQIWNHNLISDEFLGQVVLTGDPSDRQSVHTLHLQDKGNRRSNDLPGTIAVRLLSSNILTNV, from the exons TGCATGCGACTGCGGTTCCAGAGCCTGCAGCAAAAAAACGTGAGGCCCCAGGATGGCGAGAAGCTGCTGCGTCCCAATGAGCACATCTACCGAGTGGATTTCATCCGGCAGCACAACCTGCGCTTCCTCCGCTGGAACATCCAGCTGGAGAGACCTGGGAAGGTCACAGTGACCGGCACCTCCCAGCACTGGACTCCTGATCTCACCCACCTTATGAACCGGCAGCTGCTGGAGCCGATTGGCATCTTCTGGAAGAAGCCAGGGGCCAAGGAGGTGGAGTGCAACGAGGCAGATGCCCAGGAATTTGGGGAGCGGATAGCGGAGTTAGCCCAGATCCGCAAG GTCATCCCAGACTGGAAGGAGCAGGAGTGGAATCCCGAGAAACCTGAGAGCTACGTGGGGATCTTCCACTTCCAGTTCTGGCGTTTTGGTCAGTGGCTGGACGTGGTGATAGATGACCGCCTGCCCACACTCCACAACCAGCTCATCTACTGCCACTCCAACTCCAGGAATGAGTTCTGGTGCGCCTTGGTGGAGAAAGCTTATGCCAA GTTGTCAGGTTGTTACGAGGCTCTGGATGGAGGTAACACAGCTGATGCCCTGGTAGACTTTACTGGCGGGGTCTCTGAACCTATCGACCTGACTGAAGGGGACTACATCACTGATGAAGCCAAGCGAAACCTCCTCTTCGAGCGTGTGTTGAAGGTGCACAACCGGGGAGGCCTCATCAGCTGCTCCATCAAA GCCACGTCAGCGGCTGACATGGAGGCCCGCCTGGCCTGCGGGCTGGTGAAGGGCCATGCATATGCAGTGACGGACGTGCGGAAGGTCCGCCTGGGCCATGGCCTGCTGTCCTTCTTCAAGTCAGAGAAGCTGGACATGATCCGCATGCGCAACCCATGGGGCGAGCGGGAGTGGAACGGCCCTTGGAGCGACAC ctctgAGGAGTGGCAGAAAGTGAgtaaaagtgagagagagaagatGGGGATGACAGTGGAAGATGATGGAGAGTTCTG GATGACCTTTGAAGATTTCTGCAAATACTTCACAGACATCATCAAGTGCCGTCTCATCAACACGTCCTACCTGAGCATCCACAAGACCTGGGAGGAGGCAGTGCTACATGGGGCATGGACCAGAAATAGCGACCCCTTGAAGAACCGCTGTGGAGGCTGTATCAATCACAAGGACACCTTTTTGCAGAATCCCCAA TACGTGTTTGATGTGAAGAAGGCAGAAGATGAAGTGCTGATCTCCATCcagcagaagccaaaaaggaCCAGTCGCAAAGAGGGCAAAGGAGAGAACCTGGCCATAGGCTTTGATATCCATAAG GTGGAGCTGAACAGGAACTACCGGATGCACACCCTGCAGCAGAAGGTGGCCAGCTCCATTTACATTAACTCCCGCAGCGTCTTCCTGAGGACGGACCTGAAGGAAGGCCGCTACGTCATCATCCCCACCACTTTTGACCCTGGTCATGTAGGCGAGTTCCTTCTCAGGATTTTCACGGATGTGCCTTCAGATTGCCG agagctgACGCTGGATGAGCCACCACACACCTGCTGGAGTGGGATGTGTGGTTACCCGCAAGTGGTGTCCCAGATCCATGTCCTCGCTGCAGCTGGGCTCAAGAATCAGGACTCCCAAGGAG GAGCTGACCCTTATGTGATCATAAAGTGTGAAGGGCAAAAAGTTCGCTCTCCAGTGAAGAAGAACACGGTGTCTCCAGAATTTGACGTGAAAGGGCTCTTCTACCGCAAGAAGCCAGGACAACCCATCATTGTTCAG ATCTGGAACCACAACTTAATAAGCGACGAGTTCTTGGGCCAAGTGGTGCTCACGGGGGATCCCAGCGACCGGCAGTCGGTGCACACCCTGCACCTCCAGGACAAGGGGAACAGGAGATCAAATGATCTCCCTGGGACCATCGCTGTAAGGTTGCTCAGCAGTAACATCCTCACCAACGTCTGA
- the CAPN5 gene encoding calpain-5 isoform X4, whose amino-acid sequence MCVLEEICDDPHLFVDGISSHDLHQGQVGNCWFVAACSSLASRESLWQKVIPDWKEQEWNPEKPESYVGIFHFQFWRFGQWLDVVIDDRLPTLHNQLIYCHSNSRNEFWCALVEKAYAKLSGCYEALDGGNTADALVDFTGGVSEPIDLTEGDYITDEAKRNLLFERVLKVHNRGGLISCSIKATSAADMEARLACGLVKGHAYAVTDVRKVRLGHGLLSFFKSEKLDMIRMRNPWGEREWNGPWSDTSEEWQKVSKSEREKMGMTVEDDGEFWMTFEDFCKYFTDIIKCRLINTSYLSIHKTWEEAVLHGAWTRNSDPLKNRCGGCINHKDTFLQNPQYVFDVKKAEDEVLISIQQKPKRTSRKEGKGENLAIGFDIHKVELNRNYRMHTLQQKVASSIYINSRSVFLRTDLKEGRYVIIPTTFDPGHVGEFLLRIFTDVPSDCRELTLDEPPHTCWSGMCGYPQVVSQIHVLAAAGLKNQDSQGGADPYVIIKCEGQKVRSPVKKNTVSPEFDVKGLFYRKKPGQPIIVQIWNHNLISDEFLGQVVLTGDPSDRQSVHTLHLQDKGNRRSNDLPGTIAVRLLSSNILTNV is encoded by the exons GTCATCCCAGACTGGAAGGAGCAGGAGTGGAATCCCGAGAAACCTGAGAGCTACGTGGGGATCTTCCACTTCCAGTTCTGGCGTTTTGGTCAGTGGCTGGACGTGGTGATAGATGACCGCCTGCCCACACTCCACAACCAGCTCATCTACTGCCACTCCAACTCCAGGAATGAGTTCTGGTGCGCCTTGGTGGAGAAAGCTTATGCCAA GTTGTCAGGTTGTTACGAGGCTCTGGATGGAGGTAACACAGCTGATGCCCTGGTAGACTTTACTGGCGGGGTCTCTGAACCTATCGACCTGACTGAAGGGGACTACATCACTGATGAAGCCAAGCGAAACCTCCTCTTCGAGCGTGTGTTGAAGGTGCACAACCGGGGAGGCCTCATCAGCTGCTCCATCAAA GCCACGTCAGCGGCTGACATGGAGGCCCGCCTGGCCTGCGGGCTGGTGAAGGGCCATGCATATGCAGTGACGGACGTGCGGAAGGTCCGCCTGGGCCATGGCCTGCTGTCCTTCTTCAAGTCAGAGAAGCTGGACATGATCCGCATGCGCAACCCATGGGGCGAGCGGGAGTGGAACGGCCCTTGGAGCGACAC ctctgAGGAGTGGCAGAAAGTGAgtaaaagtgagagagagaagatGGGGATGACAGTGGAAGATGATGGAGAGTTCTG GATGACCTTTGAAGATTTCTGCAAATACTTCACAGACATCATCAAGTGCCGTCTCATCAACACGTCCTACCTGAGCATCCACAAGACCTGGGAGGAGGCAGTGCTACATGGGGCATGGACCAGAAATAGCGACCCCTTGAAGAACCGCTGTGGAGGCTGTATCAATCACAAGGACACCTTTTTGCAGAATCCCCAA TACGTGTTTGATGTGAAGAAGGCAGAAGATGAAGTGCTGATCTCCATCcagcagaagccaaaaaggaCCAGTCGCAAAGAGGGCAAAGGAGAGAACCTGGCCATAGGCTTTGATATCCATAAG GTGGAGCTGAACAGGAACTACCGGATGCACACCCTGCAGCAGAAGGTGGCCAGCTCCATTTACATTAACTCCCGCAGCGTCTTCCTGAGGACGGACCTGAAGGAAGGCCGCTACGTCATCATCCCCACCACTTTTGACCCTGGTCATGTAGGCGAGTTCCTTCTCAGGATTTTCACGGATGTGCCTTCAGATTGCCG agagctgACGCTGGATGAGCCACCACACACCTGCTGGAGTGGGATGTGTGGTTACCCGCAAGTGGTGTCCCAGATCCATGTCCTCGCTGCAGCTGGGCTCAAGAATCAGGACTCCCAAGGAG GAGCTGACCCTTATGTGATCATAAAGTGTGAAGGGCAAAAAGTTCGCTCTCCAGTGAAGAAGAACACGGTGTCTCCAGAATTTGACGTGAAAGGGCTCTTCTACCGCAAGAAGCCAGGACAACCCATCATTGTTCAG ATCTGGAACCACAACTTAATAAGCGACGAGTTCTTGGGCCAAGTGGTGCTCACGGGGGATCCCAGCGACCGGCAGTCGGTGCACACCCTGCACCTCCAGGACAAGGGGAACAGGAGATCAAATGATCTCCCTGGGACCATCGCTGTAAGGTTGCTCAGCAGTAACATCCTCACCAACGTCTGA